CTCCAAGGACCTGCAGATCCTGGTCCTGAGGCTGACCCAGAGCCCTGGGGAGATGGTTGGGCCCTAACTGCCTGCTCTATGAGGGTCCTGACCCTGCAGCCAGCTCAGGCCCAAAGGCCACGCCATCATGTCCGCCTACCTCTAGGGCCTTCCCCGCTCTGCCTGGGTCCCAATACCCTGACTGTGTGTcccagtgagccatggccttggggagcccagggcaggggcagacCCTAAGGCCAGGGGCCCCCATGGCCTCCCACACCAGGATGGCCACCAGATCTGCCAAGCAGGTTCCTGACCCTACATGACACACTCAGCTGTGAcccagcacaggctccaggcaggTGCTTTGGAGCCATCTCTCCTGGACCTGCTAGGGCCTCCCTTTGCCTTCCTGCCACCATGCTTCAGGGTCTGCCCACCTGACTCAGACTGCTTCCCTGCTCTTCCTCTTCTAAACCACAGCAGCaggctctgtgaccctgggtgagTAACCctgcctccctgtgcctcagtttccccatgtgtagTGCGGGCTCAAAACAGTACCTTCCTCATGGGGTTGGCATGGGGTCATATGCATTGTAAAGAGCCTGGTAATTAAGAATCACTCAGCAAATGGTAACGATGACCATTATGATTCTCAGTATTATCACAGAGCCAGGCACTGGAACACGGGTCTCCTCGCTGTGGCTGGGGCCACGCTCTTGCCACCAATGTCCTGACAACCAGTCCAGGGTCTCTCCTCAGCTCCACCGCCCACCCTAAGTGACTCTTGTCCAGCCTGATAGCAATACTCAGCCCCAACACCCCATGTCTAGCCCAGGACAGCTCCTTGGGGCTCCtgcccaggctctgccctctgcccaggaATCCATGTCCCCTTGTACCATCCCGGGAGCCTCTATCCCCTCCCAAGGCTCCACCTCCCCTCCAAGGGGCCAGGCTGGCTGCCTAGATCCTCACCCAAACCCAAATCCAAACACCCATGACCACCTCCACCCATTCATAGCCTCTCCACGGCTGGGGTGCGGGGAATGCCACATCGTGGTGGAGACAGACTTGGCGTCAGTCAGATCCGAGTTCAAGTCTTATCTCTGCTactgactggctgtgtgacctcaagcaggATTGGGCccctctaggcctcagttttcccatctgtgaagtggggttAACCGCAGTGCCTCCCACACAGAACTGCCATGCAGTTTGAAGGAATAAATATCCCTTAGTGTATTTTCCTGACTACTCATGTGCCCCGGGGTCAGGTTTTGCCACACACTGCCTGGGTTGTCTCAGTGCCCCTGCCCCAGTCCTGCACAGCTCCCACACACCTCCAGCTCAGCCAGACAAGCTTCTGTAAATACCACTTTCAGCTTCGGAACCTCCAGGGGCTCCCTctggtcagtggttctcaactccaGCTGTACATCAAGTCTCCCTGGAagctcttcagaaaaaaatacagggtCTGCAACTCCACCCAGActaactgaatcagaaactctaatAGCTGGGACTCTGGCTTGAAGTTTTATAAGCTCCCAGCATTTCCTGCCCTGCTCTTGGGCATATAAACCAGCCTGccaccctggggagggggtgggtacAATTCAGCAGGTTCTGGTTGATTCTTGGCCCTCAGAATCTCCCCTGAGAGAAGCATGTGAATGTGTACAAGTGAAAACCAGGGCAGAGCAAGGGTTTTGTTGCAGCACTGTTTGTGACAGGAAACAAACATCATCATAACAGCTAATATCCGGACTGCTCACTATGTGCCTGGCACCGTTCGAGGCGCTCTGCtgtattttaactcatttaatcatcacatcaACCTATAaggcaagaagagaaaaattccTTCCATACTGCTCTTTCTCGAGATTCAGATAATGCAAAGGCCTCTGCCCTCCACCTGAGCAGCTAACTCGGGGTTTCCTCTTCACCTGAGTCTCCCTGGGCAGAGGTGTTCCCCAAGAGCCAAGAGATTTAGGGGAGTGAGATCTGGATTGTGAGGGGTGCTCTGGGAGTGTGGGGCCTCCCCAGTGGCCCCATTCCAGTGTGGGAATGGGGCCACACGCAGTCCCAGGTGGGTCACCGGAACCTCATGAGGGGTAAGGCTGGGTGGCCCGGGGTGTCCAGTCACAGCCCCAGGCTACATTGTGGGAGTTTTAGGGAATGAGGCACGTGAGACGCCTGGGACCAGCAGGGACCTCGGGCCCCTCAGGCCTCAGGAGGCGGGGCCGCCCTTCCAGGGACGGGGCCGTTAGAATGCTTGGAGGTGGGGCCCGTACCAGGATTGGGCAGCCAGAGCCCTAGGGGGCAGGGCCAAGCGCCCAGGAGGCGGGTCGAGAGGCTGGGCGTATCCTAAGATTGGGCAGTCGGAGCGAAGGAAGGCGGGGCCGCGAGCCAGGCGCGTCCCAGGACCAGCAGTCAGAGACCCAGACCGGCAGTCGGGGCGCTGGGCGGGGTTCACAGGTGCCAGGGGCGGGGCCCTGGGGGCGGAGGGGGCGGGACCAGGCTCAGCGGGGGATGGGGGCGTctcctccctcgctccctccctccgtcGGGCTGGGCCCCCTCACCCGTGGCGGCTGCTACGTTGGCCGCGCTCCAGCGAGATGAGGTAGGCGGCGAGCTTGGCGTCGCTCCAGCCGCTGCGGCGCCGCAGGTCCACCCAGGGCCCGTGCGCCTCGCCCAGGTACACGCGCCGCACGTCGTACTTCTTCCGGGACTCGAGCCGCCGCCGGGCCCGGTCCGACTCCGTGAGCCGCGGGCGGCCCCGCGCCTTGCGGCCCGCCGCGCCCTCCTCGGCGGCCACCTCCCCGCCCGCGCCCGCCTcagcctccgcctccgcctcggGCTCCGGCGCCCGCTCCGCCATCCCCCCCTCCCTGGTTACTAGCCTCCCCCGTTGTTAGGAGCCCGGCCGGAAGTGGCGCGCATGTTCCGCGCCGACGAGAAATTTCTCATGGACTCTCACTGCCTCGCGGCGCCAAAAGAAGATCGAGAGCGGAAGCTGCGCATGCGCGCAATAAGCGCCAGCAACAACCCACTCTCCCTTTACTCCCTTCTCTGTTAAACTTTCTGACAAGGCAGAGACGGAAGGGGTAGCTGAAGGTTTGAGGCTGATCCGGGAAGAAAGAGCCAGGAGAGCTCGTAGACCCTGGGGTGATGGGGGCTTCCTCCTCCGCACCTTTATCCTGAATGAATTGTGGGGATGACAAAGGAAGGGTGGGAGCTGTCCAGGAAAGGCGGACGGAAGGCCAGCGGCTCGACCCGTCAGTTCTGGATGATGTTTCCATCACTTGAAAAGACGTAACACCAGGCATTAAAGGGACAGGGACGCTACACTGCCAGAGAGGAGGCAAGGCAGCCCCAAGCCGGAAAACTTTTATTTGCTGTACACTAAAAGGTCATCTCATGCTTTCACACCAGTCCACCGCCTGTGCTCCTGTGACTGCTTAGGCTCAGCTCTGGCTCTGCTGCTGTCGCTGCTgattgttttcctcttcttcccgGCCCTCGGGTGGGGTCAGGGGTGGCTCCTCCAGCCCTGAGGAGGATGCCAGGAGCTCCCCGGAGGACGCTGACAAGCGGAAGACCACCGGGATGCGGGCCAGAGTTGGGTTGGTCTCCTGCAGGCCCTGGATCCACTTGGCCAGCGTGGCCTGGTCGTGAGCACCCGCCATGCATATGGCGAAGACAGGGCCTTCCTCCACTGTCAGGAGAGACAGGCCCTCAGTTTGTGCAGTAGGGACTGGAGCAGCCCCCTCAAGCCCACACCCCTTCCAGGCCAAGGATGGGGGCTTTAAgctccctttttccttttgtgtgtttccaagcctttgcacatgctctgcCTAGCCTGCCTGTCCCATGCTTCACCTAGGTGACACCTCCTGGCTCAAGTTTCCACCAGGAAATCCTCCTGACTCCCACCTGAGGCTGAGTTGTGTGCTCCTCCCCTGGAACCCCAAGAATGTAACTTGTCTGATCCACCGCTGGCCTGAGGGAAGGGACTGGGCCTGTCCTGGTCATACCCAGTAGCCAGCACAGAGGTGCTCCATAAACGTCTGAAGGAGGATGTTTGGGGGCTGACAGGTCTGGAGCCCCTGAGTGGTGAGTTTTGTGCTTTCGTGGGGGgcggtggtggggggtggtggtggtggtggcggtggcggtggcggtggcggcggcggcggcgctggcGGTGGCGGTGGTgctggtgcgtgtgtgtgtgtgtatgtgtgtgtgtgtgtatgtgtgtgtgtgtatgtgtgtgtgtgtgtgtgtgtgtgtgtgtatagagggTCTGTGTGTGTAACTGGACTAGGTCTCGGCCCGGGCCCCATCCCTCAACTCCAGAGATGGCACCCCATCCCGTGCAGTGTTCAGAATCCTACCCATCCCAGTTTTTACCTTCATCGATGTTAAACTCGTAGTCATCCCAGCTGCTCCTCCCGTAGGCCAGGTCTAGCTGCATCGGGTAGTAGAGGTTCCACTCCTCTGGAATCTCCTCTACTTCCTaacccgggggtgggggtgggggccagcGGAGGTGCAGGCAGAGGCCCAGGATGTCGCAGCCACCTGCCGCCTCTCCCCCGGCCCCTGCCCTCCCatacccccacccccctccccacctttgaGCCAGCTCACTCTTACCACCCCCGACTCCCACTTTGGGCCCTCACCCTCTCCTCGGGGGGCAGCAAGTCAGCTCTGAGGATGTGGTAATAGACGCATTTGTCTCGAAGCCACAGAGAGAAGGGACCCTCAATGAAGATCGGGCGGGCTGGGTCGTGGTGGGCCAGGGCGGCCTGCTGATCAGGACTCTGGATTCCTGATGTGGAAACACACATTCCCGGGGCGTCCTGGCTGAGGGGCTATGCCCAGAGGCCCAGGGAGCCCACCCAGCAGGCCTGCTGAGAACCCGGcgctcgctccctccctccctccctccgcagGACCTTACCTATGATGTGGGGCTCCGTGGGATCCGTGGCATCTGTGGAGTCTTTGGACAAAGGCATCTGCAAGGAAAGTCGGAGTGGAAGCTTGCAGCCCCCACAGCCCCCATGGAGGAGCCcgggagagagaaatggggatTCCAGTGAATTCAGGACCCCTCTTGGGTCTGTCTACTGGGCCTCCAACAATCACTCAAGCCCACCGCTTTCTTGCTTCTATCTAATTGGGTAAGAGCCACTGACCCTGGATATACTCACATGGAGGGAACCCTGGAGCTGGCCCACCTGCGTTAaaatcccggctctgccactGTCTGCATGACCTTGGCTAAGTCaccatgtgcctcagtttccccagttcAAAATGGGGGCAATAACAGCACTTAGTTGAGATGGTTCTAAAATGCCAAGAACGATGCCTGGCACATGCTAAGTGCTCAGtgcatgtgaaatttaaaaaaggaaaagaatttcatGCAAACAGAATATGCcaggaaggagacacaagaagCAAGTCACAGCATTTGCCTCTGTGGAGGGCAAGGAGGGAAAGAACAGCCTTTTGTAGCTTTCTAATTTTACACTctgaaatgtgattttaaaaactaaatgagggacttccctggcggtccagtggttaagacttcaccttccagtgcagggggtgtgggtcgATACCtgcttggggagctaagatcccacatgccttgcggccaaagaatcaaaacataaacagaagcaatattgtaacaaatttaataaagattaaaaaaaataatgttacacatcaaaaaaaaaaaagccttttaaaacaaaaaacaaaaaactaaatgagggaattccctggtggtccagtggttaggactcgacactttcactgcggtggcccagattcaatccctggttggggaaccaagatcctgcaagccaagcagtgtggctaaaaaacaaaaaccaaaactaaatgaaattcatttttgaaaaaatgcaCATACTCTGACCGAAATACCTGTGAGTGGACAACTGCTGGCACACATATCCTCCACCCTTTCAGGTTAAAAAGAATGGActcctttgggacttccctggtggtccagtggttcagactttgccttccaatgcagggggtgtgggtttgatccctggtcagggaattaaaattccacatgccttgcggccaaaaaaccaaaatataaaacagaagcgatactgtaagaaattcaataaagactttaaaaatggtccacatcaaaaaaaaaaaaaaaatccaatacttaattaaaaaaataaggggcTCCCAGCCATATTATTAAGTGAGAACAGCAAAAGGCAAGGTGcagaatatgtgtatgtataatgcACTGCCGTTTGAGAAACATCTTTAAAAGTGTAGGTTTTGCTCCTGGGCCCTTTTACTGGACAATATATTTATAccgatttttctttttttttttgcggtaagtgggcctctcactgctgtggcctctcccgttacttttaatattaaaataacattttttctaacATTGTATAGCTTTTTCTCTCACAGTCAAAATCTTGGCTCCTATTACAAGTAATACACATGCTTATTTGACTTATCCATCAACATATGATTATGATATTACAGCTGACCATAACGCTAGGGGATTAAGTTCAGGATTCTCAGAATGCAGGCCACTAAGGATGTCAGACAACAGTGactcagaatttttttctctcactggTTATGCTGTCAATTGGATATTTAGCCACATATGTTTGTTTTCAACTTTGGTGGgttctttcccctcttttttgattttatatatatatatatatatattttttttttttttttgctatacgcgggcctctcactgttgtggcctttccccttgtggagcacaggctccggacgcgcaggctcagcggccatggctcacgggcccagccgctccgtggcacgtgggatcttcccagatgggggcacgaacccgtgtcccctgcattggcaggcggactctcaaccactgcgccaccagggaagccctatatatatttttgatagaCTAAACATTTCCATAGTTTAGAAGCCAACCCATATTAAATAGATGTCTCCCTCCCATTCCTTTTCTCTCTACCCCCATCTCCTCTGCCTGCCCAGAGATGACCATTTTTACCCATATCTGACTTATCTTtgcattacttatttttaaattttttttattttttgggcaTGCCGCCTGGCTTGCgttatcttagttccccgaccagggattgaacccgggcccttgtcAGTGACAGCtctaagtcctaaccactggaccgccagggaattccctgcattaTTTATTcttgtgaaaataaacaaatagctatatgcctttttatttctcctccctTCTCACACTTTAGGTGGCTTACTACACCACTGTGCATGCCTCACCCTTTCACTTTTTTCACCAGTCTTTGAGGTGCCACAGTGGACATGGACAAGTCCCTCTTGATAGATACTTGGATTGTTCCCATTCTAAATCTAGGTGGTGtcaagcaacaaggtcctactgtatagcacagggaactatattcaagatcttgtaataaagtataatggaaaagaatctgaaaaaatatatatgtaaacatatatatatatatatatatatatatatataactgaatcactttgctgtacaccagaaactaacacaacattgtaaatcaactatacttcaataaagtttttaaaaaaaactaggtGGTGTAGGTGATCATTTTACCATGTTTTCAACCCTTCTGTATGCACTTTTAATAATGaaacaggggaaaaaagggatatttaaatacaaaggatatatatgcaaaaagaaaagtatacaTCTGCATGCAAATGCATAGATCTCTTGAGAAGAAGACATGGAAGTGGTCACCTCTGGGGAAGTAGCCTGGGGGCTAAAGGGTCAGGGTAGGAGAGGGGAACTCTTCACTGTGTGTTCTTGTGTaccatttggctttttttttttttccctgctgtgCCGTgtgggcttgcaggatcttagttccctgaccagggatggaacccgtgcagTTCCCTGTTTGGCTTTTTAATGCATTACTTTttttggggcgggggggtgtGGTGGCATGCCGcccagcttgtggaatcttagttccctgaccagggatggaacccaggccctcagcattgaaagcgcagagtcctaaccactcgaccaccggggaattccttTTAATGCATTACTTTAAAAAACGAAGAAATGAGTTAAAAACTGCACTTCCTCTGCAATATGTTCTCTCACTGGTACACCGCATCACCACTCTCCTAGCCCCTCTGTCCTCTTTGCCTTGCCCCCAATCCAACACCATCCACACGGCCGCCAGGGGGCGCTTTCAAAGGCGCAAATCCTTCCAGAAACTTGACTTGCACCCCAACCCTCCTCTTCTTAAAACCTCCCCGTGGCCCTCTCATTACTAACCCGGTGTCCTACATGCCTCTTCTCTCTCACCCCAACTCTCTGCTCCGGCCAAAGGAAGCCCTTTCAGCATCTCCAGCCACTCCCAGCCACCCTCGAGCCCTGGCccatgctgctccctctgcctggaatactctccTCACCTCTTCTGTTCTGCCTGCGCCCAGCtcaccctcacctcctccaggaagccctccctgctcCCTTTTGGGCTCCCACAGCCCCCAGGATATGGGGAATATTTCATTTAGTCATTCGACAAACAGCTGTGGAATGTCCACTTTGTGCCAGAACCTGTGCTGGGCCTTGGGAGACACAGGTGAAACTGAGTCACGGGGAACCAGGCTCAGCCAGGGTGGTCAGGAAAGAGGTCCTGACGAAAGGTCGGTGGAACtcagacctgaaggaagtgaagtCCCGGAGGAAGGgtgttcctggcagagggaacagcaagcacAAAGGCCTCGGGGGGAGCTGCCACAGACTGCTCAAGGAACAGAAAGCCATGCCCAGAATACAGTGAATGTGGGGAGAGGGGCCGAGGTCAGAGGTCAAGCTGTGCCAAGGGCCCTGGAGTCTAGCGGAGGTTCTGCCAGCGAATCACGGCCTGTCTCACCACAATCACTTGGGCTTACTGAAGGGGGCCCTGCCCCAGAGGCGGCCGAGGATGTGGACGGGGTGGATACCTGATAGACGGTGACCCTGGCACTGAGGTCGGGCTCCATGTGCCGCAGGGCCAATCTGGCCAGGTCCACTGGGTCCTGGGGCAGGTCCCGGGGCACGGGGAAGGGGTTGATATTCTTGAAGCGGGTGAACCACAGCTTCATGCGCACAAACTTGAGCATGGGGTAGCTTTTGCGCCCAAATATCTGAGTGAGCAGGAACTCCGTCTCCTTGTTGGGCATCACCCCTGTGCCAGGCAGATGGAGGCTGAGCCTCAGGGAGGGGGCAGAAGAGGGAAGGGATgatgggagagagagatgagCAAGAGATGGGGGTGGGCGCGCAGAGGAGGAagccagacagagagacagagaggagacgAGTCAGAGCCAAGGAGCCATGGAGGGCCCCGAGACCCTGGAGAGGGAGgtggcccccgcccccgcctgagCTGGCCTGCTGGCCTCACCGTGGTTCTCCATCTGCTCCAGGACAGCGATCCCGCACTCCTGCTGCCGTGGGTAGTGGAGGAAGATGCTGTGGAAGATGTTGCGAGGCCGGAAGACCTCCTTGGGGAAGATGTCGAGCAGCAGGTTGTAGATAGCCAGGTCCCGCTCGACGCCATACTCCCGCATCTTGCGCAGGGCCAGGTAGATGAAGTCGACGTGGCCCCGCTTGTGCACGTTGTACTGCGTAAAGTTCTGCACCGCCTGCACGAAGCTCGCCTTGTCCCGCACCCCATCTGGCGCCTGCCTAAACAGCTCCTCGTGGGGTGCCAGGGCCTTGACCAGCCCCCTCTGGGGTTCGGGTGGGCGTGGGACCAGCGGCGAGTCAGGCTGGTGGGCGGCTGTGCTGCAGTGGAGGCCCCGCGGGGCCTGGGGCGTCACCTGCGGATAGAGAACCACTGCTGGAATGTGGGTCTCCCAGTGCCCCTGGGGGACTGCCGCACTGGCTCTTTGCTGAGAAAGGTGCCAGCAGGCCTCCCTAAGGGCCTCTGAAGAAGTGTGCTGCGCGGGTTACAGACCCAAGATGAGGCACCATCACAAAGTGTGAGAGAGCAATGGTAACGCCCCGACGGAGGCAATGTTCACCACAATGACAAACACACACCCTCTGACGCAGCAATCCTGCATCTGGTATTTAAATCGGATAGCTCTAAAAGCACCTGCACCAAATGACTTTTGTTCGTCTGCTGCGTCAGTGGAAATGGCCCAAATGTGCATCGGCAAGGAAATAATTCAGCAAATGGCCAAGCACCTGGACAAGGAGCACCTACCGCTGTAACGCACACTGAGGAGGTCTTGTGTGACCTCGAGTGAGCTCCAGGGTATaccattaaatgaaaaaaaaaaacaaggtgtgAAACGGTGTGTACAGTAGCTTcccatttgtgtaaaaaaaagaaaacaacagcttATATATAGTTGGTCCTCATTATTTGCGAATTCCATGTTTGCAAAtttgcctacttgctaaaattcaTTTATACTCCCAAAGCCAATACTCTTGGCACTTTCTGGCCATTTGCAGACACGTGCAGGGGGGTGGAAAGTTGAGTTGCCCAGCGCCTATATTCCCAGCTGAGATGGAACAAGGCAATGCTTGGCCTTCTTGTATCAGCCCCCATGCTGTCAACAagtgtccttttattttatattatattattttgttttatttttttgtctgtgctgcATGTCTTGCAGGAactagttccccaacgagggatcgaaCTTGGGttcccagcagtgaaagcactgaccgccagggaattcccaatgagTGTCCTTTTAgaggtttatttattatttttttttaattttttatttatttatttttggctgtgttgggtcttcgttgctgtgcgcgggctttctctagttgtggtgagcgggtgctactcttcgttgaggtgtgcgggcttctcattgtggtggcttctcttgttgcagagcacaggcgctaggcatgtgggcttcagtagttgtggctcacaggctctagaatgcaggctcagtagttgtggcgcacgggcttagttgctccgcagcacgtgggatcttcccagaccagggcttgaacccgtgtcctctgcattggcaggtggattctcaaccactgcgccaccaggaaagtccctagagGTTTATTTAGTGTATGTTTTCTGCATCTTTTTTGTTGATTTGTGGTTGAAAAGGACCCCTAAGCCTGCCTAGTGTTCCTACGTGCAAGAAGGCCCTGCTGTTCCTTAGAGAAGATACATGTGGTAGGTAAgctcaggcatgagttatagtgctgttggccgtgggttcaatgttaatgaatcaaaaaCCTAGATTAAATAggatgtctttaaacagaaacacacatacaacAACGTTATGATTgattggttgatgaaaatgttatgaCCTGAGGCTCATAGGAACCTTATCCCGTATCTCCCCTGGCAGCAATGGTTTGGTATTCGCTAATTCAGCGTATGCAGTGACTTTCTAGAATGttactgtgaataatgagaatcGACTGCATGGAtacatattttttgcttttgtgaaaAACATCTCTGGAAGGAAATACAATACGCAGGCAACATCTTGCCTTTAGAGAAGGGAGCTAAGCGGTGGCcaggcaagagagagagagacccttgTCACGGTACAGCCTCAGAACTCTTTGAATTTTGAACTATATTGTCTGCTGTAATTACCTATTTAAAAGATAGATTTCAAAAACTGAGTTGAGGGCATTCCCTTGTaattcagtggttaggactccatgctttcaatgctgagggcctgggttcaatcccaggtcagggaactaagatcccacaagccacgtggcatggccaaaaaaaaccaaaaaaaaaattgagttgaaaaaagaaaatgcagattctggagTCAGCAGGAGCCTCAGCGTGACTGTCCTCCACCTGGTGATACCCACAACCCACTCTACTGCTCAGGCCTCTCTCCCCATCTATTATGATGGTACCTCCCTTGGGTCAAGGGGATCTTGTTCCCCAGAGTGGGGAGTGTATGCTGCTGGGAGCAGGTCAGATC
This genomic interval from Phocoena sinus isolate mPhoSin1 chromosome 3, mPhoSin1.pri, whole genome shotgun sequence contains the following:
- the ECSIT gene encoding evolutionarily conserved signaling intermediate in Toll pathway, mitochondrial isoform X3 — translated: MSWAQAILLARGLSRGWGGICSTALTGAPFSQVTPQAPRGLHCSTAAHQPDSPLVPRPPEPQRGLVKALAPHEELFRQAPDGVRDKASFVQAVQNFTQYNVHKRGHVDFIYLALRKMREYGVERDLAIYNLLLDIFPKEVFRPRNIFHSIFLHYPRQQECGIAVLEQMENHGVMPNKETEFLLTQIFGRKSYPMLKFVRMKLWFTRFKNINPFPVPRDLPQDPVDLARLALRHMEPDLSARVTVYQMPLSKDSTDATDPTEPHIIGIQSPDQQAALAHHDPARPIFIEGPFSLWLRDKCVYYHILRADLLPPEEREVEEIPEEWNLYYPMQLDLAYGRSSWDDYEFNIDEVEEGPVFAICMAGAHDQATLAKWIQGLQETNPTLARIPVVFRLSASSGELLASSSGLEEPPLTPPEGREEEENNQQRQQQSQS
- the ECSIT gene encoding evolutionarily conserved signaling intermediate in Toll pathway, mitochondrial isoform X1 — its product is MRLLRLREVKAFSQGHAASHQLGWNWTPHLSLSPKGLKILAASLSCCGCPTGKGMSWAQAILLARGLSRGWGGICSTALTGAPFSQVTPQAPRGLHCSTAAHQPDSPLVPRPPEPQRGLVKALAPHEELFRQAPDGVRDKASFVQAVQNFTQYNVHKRGHVDFIYLALRKMREYGVERDLAIYNLLLDIFPKEVFRPRNIFHSIFLHYPRQQECGIAVLEQMENHGVMPNKETEFLLTQIFGRKSYPMLKFVRMKLWFTRFKNINPFPVPRDLPQDPVDLARLALRHMEPDLSARVTVYQMPLSKDSTDATDPTEPHIIGIQSPDQQAALAHHDPARPIFIEGPFSLWLRDKCVYYHILRADLLPPEEREVEEIPEEWNLYYPMQLDLAYGRSSWDDYEFNIDEVEEGPVFAICMAGAHDQATLAKWIQGLQETNPTLARIPVVFRLSASSGELLASSSGLEEPPLTPPEGREEEENNQQRQQQSQS
- the ECSIT gene encoding evolutionarily conserved signaling intermediate in Toll pathway, mitochondrial isoform X4, with the translated sequence MSWAQAILLARGLSRGWGGICSTALTGAPFSQVTPQAPRGLHCSTAAHQPDSPLVPRPPEPQRGLVKALAPHEELFRQAPDGVRDKASFVQAVQNFTQYNVHKRGHVDFIYLALRKMREYGVERDLAIYNLLLDIFPKEVFRPRNIFHSIFLHYPRQQECGIAVLEQMENHGVMPNKETEFLLTQIFGRKSYPMLKFVRMKLWFTRFKNINPFPVPRDLPQDPVDLARLALRHMEPDLSARVTVYQMPLSKDSTDATDPTEPHIIGIQSPDQQAALAHHDPARPIFIEGPFSLWLRDKCVYYHILRADLLPPEERLDLAYGRSSWDDYEFNIDEVEEGPVFAICMAGAHDQATLAKWIQGLQETNPTLARIPVVFRLSASSGELLASSSGLEEPPLTPPEGREEEENNQQRQQQSQS
- the ECSIT gene encoding evolutionarily conserved signaling intermediate in Toll pathway, mitochondrial isoform X2, whose protein sequence is MRLLRLREVKAFSQGHAASHQLGWNWTPHLSLSPKGLKILAASLSCCGCPTGKGMSWAQAILLARGLSRGWGGICSTALTGAPFSQVTPQAPRGLHCSTAAHQPDSPLVPRPPEPQRGLVKALAPHEELFRQAPDGVRDKASFVQAVQNFTQYNVHKRGHVDFIYLALRKMREYGVERDLAIYNLLLDIFPKEVFRPRNIFHSIFLHYPRQQECGIAVLEQMENHGVMPNKETEFLLTQIFGRKSYPMLKFVRMKLWFTRFKNINPFPVPRDLPQDPVDLARLALRHMEPDLSARVTVYQMPLSKDSTDATDPTEPHIIGIQSPDQQAALAHHDPARPIFIEGPFSLWLRDKCVYYHILRADLLPPEERLDLAYGRSSWDDYEFNIDEVEEGPVFAICMAGAHDQATLAKWIQGLQETNPTLARIPVVFRLSASSGELLASSSGLEEPPLTPPEGREEEENNQQRQQQSQS